The Capricornis sumatraensis isolate serow.1 chromosome 20, serow.2, whole genome shotgun sequence genome contains the following window.
GTACGTGTCCCCTCATGGGTGTGTAAGAATTTCTTTGGGATGGATAGCCACGATAGAAATGGCTGAATCATGGGGTGTGGGTATACTTAATTTGATGAAATAGTGCCAGAATCCTTCTTCAGAGAATTGAAACCACCACACACGTACCCAAGCAGCTCCTGAATATTCTAATGTCTATACATCCCTAGCAATACTTCACACTACGTATCCTCCTAATTTTCTCCACCCTCACCGGCCAGAAAGTAGTATTTTGTTGTTTCAGTTTACATTTCTATGATACCTAATGAGTTTGAACATCCCCTCATTTGCATAGCTTTTTTGCAGATTGCCTATTCGAATCCTTTACGTATTTTCCCTTAAGGGTGTCCATCTTATTGCTTATCAATTCACAGGTTGttctggttgttgttcagttgacaagtcaagttgtgtccagctctttgcaacctcacggactgcaccacgccaggcttctctgtccctcactgtcttccCAACtttcctcaaactcacgtccattgattcaatgacgccatccaaccatctcatcttctgtcgcccccttctcctcccgtcttcagtctttcccagcatcagggtcctttctaatgagtcggctcttcacatcatgtggccagagtattggagcttcagcttcagcgtcagtccttccagtgaatattcaggactgatttcctttaggatggactggttggatctcctggcaatccaagggatgctcaagagtcttccccagcaccacagtttgaaagcatcatttctccagtgctcagcctaTTATAGGCATTGGtctcttttccatcttttcccctgGTTCATGTTTGATTTTACAcataatttctcccattctgacaaATGCCCATCAAAGGTCTGTTATACCCTCCTTTAAacccaaatttttaattttatcatgatCAATCTAACCGATGTTTTGTtctaatatctttgcttttaaagTCTTAAGAAGTCATTCCTTGTCCCAGAGATTCAAAGATATTCtccttgatttttttctactGACTTTATAATGATATCTCTTCCATATTGATCTCTAATACTTCTAGACTTCACTTTCTTGTGTGGTGTCAGATAGAAATCTGggtttattttccttctcataGTGAGCCAGTTTTCTTAATACCATTAATTAAGTGTACCCTATTTCCCCTGTTAATAAACAGGgttaaataaaactattaaattcCCTATTAAAATTTCCCCTATTAATTTGAGTTGCTACTTTACCgtactttatatatagtacataATATTACATTGAGTTCCCACGAGTTCTTTCTAAGCTCCTTCTCTGTGTCACTGACCCATTTATCTGTTCTTTCACTAAAGCCTCACTTcaaaaaatacattcttttttttgcaGTATGTCTAGTAGGGCAAGAAGCTTATTTCTTGCACCACCATAGCCCTATCCTCACCGCTCACATCACCGTGCAGGAAACACACGGATCCTCTCCACCCTTCCTGGGAACTATTTACTGACACTTGCCCCATCCTGGCCTCCCTGTGGGAAAAGACAGATCCTCACTCAGGAAGAGAAAGTCGAACCTGCCAAGGAAAATCTGCGCAATGTCTTTGCTCAGCTTTTAGTTCCTGGAAACTTTTCCCCCCATCATCTCCTCCCTATCAGCATGCTAAAAACCAACTTCAGTAGCTCAAACacttgaggtgtttttttttttttttttgaaatatatttatttacttgtctcatttttggctgcactgggtcttcgttgctgctcgtgGGGTTTCTCTAGGTGCGGCAAGTGGTGGCTACTGTGTAGCttggcgcacaggcttctcacggCGGTGCCTTCTCGTTGCGGAGCACGGGGCTCTAGGCAGGCAGGCTCAGTATTTGCGGTGCTCCGGCTCAGTTGCcccgcggcacgtgggatcttcccagaccagcgaTCAAACCGGGGCCCCTTACATTCCGAGgcggattgttaaccactggaccctcagggaagccccaacacttCAGGTTTTATTCTGTTTCAAGCCCAGATGTTGGAAGTCCATGCCTGAAGCAGATACTGAAGCGGGTCACCAAGAATGCAGGATTCCTCTTGCTTCTTGCGACCCAATCTTTATCCTGTGATTTTTATCCTCAGAGGGGCGGGTCTGCCTCCGGGCACCTACATGCCAGGTGGGAAGAGGGGGAAAGTCCAAACATGATGCTCTCTCTTTTATCAGCAAAACAAAAACTTCCCGGGAAAATCCAGTTGCTAGTTTTCAGCTTCTGTCTTACTGCTTAAAATTGGGTCACATGGCTACCCAGAGGTAGGATGAACGTCCTTACTTGGGTCACGTGCCATGCCGTGGCAACATAGGGTCTCAGGTGGTGATGTGGTACAGAGAATGACGCCCATCTCTTCGACTTCTGTCTTCTGGCCCACACACTTCCCCTCTGATCTCCTGCTGACTCTGGAGTCTAAATCCATCCAGGACGTCTCCGGGTTCTACCATCAGCAGAAAGAAGAATGCGGATGGGGTGGGTGGAGAATCAAAGCGCACAGCTTCTCCAAAACTCTTTTCACcatcggttttttttttttttttttcagttttgggggtgtaatatttatttatttggctgcaccgggtcttggttgcggcatgtggatttatttccctgaccaggaatgtgGGGAGGgccgagtcttagccactggaccaacaggcaAGTCCAACAGATGTTACATTAGGAAAAAGGTAAGCTGTTTAAAACTGTTGAAGAACCTAGAAACTACTCCAATACTTATCCAAAGTAAAAACGAGTGAGTAAGTTGAAGCACGTTTACACAATAACATACAGGGCAACGGTGAGAAGGAAACGTTCACATCTATAGACAAAAATCTGGGTGAACTGAGAGCAAATACAATATTGAAGTCTGGATTCTGAAGACCAAAGCTCCTGTCCCCAGATGTGTCTGTTTCCTCGACCGCCACACCCTGAAGCCTTCTCAGGGGCACTACCCCGTGGGTCGCTGCTGAAGGTTGGGTGATGGACTGCTTGGCCCGTACTAGTTGGCCCCACCTCCTTAACCATAGCTGATTGGATCCAGAGTCAGCACCTGACCCACGAGCAGCCAATCagattttttcctctctgttgacTGTGAACTAAGACAACCCAATCACTGGAGCCAGTTGTCCCAGAagtgatgagaaaacagaggcggCCCCTTGCAGAAAATGAGAAGAGACCATGAAAGCAAGGTTGCATGGGGAAAGAGTGAGCCGTCCTAGAGCTCACTATCCGTCCCATCGTTTTCCAACTGCAAGTCATGGACAGTCTGTTGATAACGCACCTCCCTTTTTAACTTTGGCCAATAAGTTTTGTTTTCCACCAATATCTGGAATGATCTGCTTAGCATTGTCACCAGCCGGCTTTAAAACCTCTGATGGCTTCCCGACCTTTtagggaaacaaacaaaccagcTTCCAGGTATATTGGTCTTCTTTGCGTTCTCAGAAATACCCATCCTATCACCATCTTGCAGCCTGTGCACTTATCCTTTTATCTGGAATTCCAGGTCCCAGACATTCACGGGGCTGGTCACTTTTCATCTCGCATGCTGTTGTtaagtcaccaagtcgtgtctgactctttgggaccccatggactgtagcccaccagcctctttggtccatgggattttctagataagaatactggagtgggctgccatttccttctccaggggatcttcccaacacagggatagaacctgcttctcctgtgttagcagacgggttctttaccattgagccaccagaaaaaCACTTCATCTTgcaggtctcagctcaaatgccTCCTCCTCTGAGAGGCCCTTTACATTAGTTTCTTGTTGCTGATGTAACAAATGATCACAACAGAAATTAGTAGCATACAACAGAAATTACTGTCTTACGGTTCTGGAGGTCAGATGTTCACAGTGttgtctcactgggctaaaatcaaggcactggcagacaggactgaattccttttggGAGCTCTCAGGGAGAATCCGTTTCTGAGCCTTTTTCATTAACAGCATTCCTAggctcatggccccttccttTATCTTCAAAGCCatcagcagccatgaaattaaaaaacgcttacttcttggaaggaaggttatgaccaacctagacatcatattaaaaagcagagacattactttgccaacaaaagtctgtctagtcaaggctatggtttttccagtagtcatgtatggatgtgagagttggactatagagaaagctgagtgccgaagaattgatgcttttgaattgtggtgttggagaagactcttgagagtctcttggactgcaaggagatccaaccagtccatcctaaaagaaatcagtcttgggtgttcattggaaggactgatgttgaagctgaagctccaatactttggccacctgatgtgaagagctgactcatttgaaaagaccctgatgctgggaaagattgagggcaggaagagaaggggacgacagaggaggagatggttggatggcatcaccgactcgatgaacatgggtttgggtgaactccgggagttggtgatggacagggaagccttgtgtgctgaggttcgtggggtcgcaaagagtcggacacgactgagtgactgaactgaactgattcctaggCTCACGGctccttccttcatcttcaaaaCCATCAGCATAGCATCGTCCAGTCTCTCTCTCATTTTGACTCCCTACCCTGCTTCCTTCTTATAAGGGCCTTTGGATAGTATTGGCCTTTCCCTCTCAaaatccttggagaaggcaatggcaccccactccagtactcttgcctggaaaatcctatggatggaggagcctggtaggctgcagtccatggggtcactaagagttggacacaactgagcgacttcactttcacttttcactttcgtgcactgaagaaggaaatggcaacccactccagtgttcttgcctggagaatcccagggatgggggagcctgatgggctgctgtctatggggttgcacagagtcggacacgactgaagtgacttagcagcagcagcagcagcaacatccttTGCCATGTAAAGTCAtgaagctcccctggtggctcagacagtaaagaacctgccctcAATGctggatacctgggttcgattcctgggtcgtgaagaacccctgaagaaggaaatggcaacacactccagtatccttgcctggagaatctcatggacaaaggagcctggtgtgcttcatgcagtccatgggtcgcaaaaagtaggacacgactgagcaaactaacacacacatgaagtcacatattcacagattccaaggattaggatgtggacacCTTGGGACGAGGGTGGGGGTGGCTACTGCTCCCCCACACCCTTCTGACCATCCAGTATAAATACGCCCCTCCCCCAACATTCCTTTTCTTCCCCCAGGCCTGTTCTCCTTTTACTCATATCACTTACACACTTATTAGAGTATAAAATGTGTTTGTCTATCTTTTCTGCTCTGCCCGCTGTAGTATCCGCAGCATGTGGACCCATTCCTGGCAGGAAATCGTCAGTCGATCAGCATTTGTGAATAAACTGAAACGCTGATCGAAGGAATCTCTGTTTCCTGCAGTCGCGAAGATGACCCAACAGAGCAAACGGCAGTGCAGAGGGGCCAGTGACTTGTTCCTGGCCGCCCGGCCGTTCAAGGAAGAGACTACACACGGAGCCCGCTTCTCAGATGCTTTATTtctgggatcaaatctgggtcacAGCTGCAGAGAAGGTGGACTCTGGACTTGAGGAAGGAAGCACTGGGGAGACTGAGGTGCAGCCTTCACCCTGGGTGTTATGGGGACTGAATTCAGGATCCGACCAGAAGGACTGGTCTCTCCAATGCCCGGGAAGGGGGATCTTGACTCCAGGTGGAGGGCGGCGCTGGAGGGATGAGCAACCTCAACATTTTAGGGAAGGAACTGGGGTCTGGAAGGGGACTTGTGGGGGGATTGGGGGGATCGGGGGGGACGAGGGGAGTCCAGAATGCCCGGTCCAGGAGTGAATCACGAATTGCACTTGATAGTGTCCTGGATCCACTTGGTGAAGCGACAGAGGTTGGTGTAGACGCCGGGTCTGTTGGGCTGGGCGCAGGGGAAGTCTCCCCAGGACACGAGGCCCTGCAGGGAGCCGTTGCAGACCACAGGGCCCCCGGAATCACCctgtggaggagagagggaggcacagagaggcagcGATgcggggaggtggagggagggggtcaCACAGATGAGGAAGGCACCAGAGGGCGAGACACAGGTAAAGAGACACACGGAGAGCATATTACTCTTTCACCCCAAGCCCACCCTTCAGAAACCCCCTTTgtccctctctgggcttcccaggtggctcagatggtatagaatctgcgtgcaatgcgggagacctgggtttgattgcctggatcaggaagaccccttggagaagggaatggctacccactccagtatacttgcctggagaatcccatggacacaggagcctggcgggctatagtccatggggtcgcagagagttggacacgactgagtgactaatacgcGCTGACCGTTTGTCCCGCTCTACCCAAAGCCCAGCCTCttttctgtctgtctccctcacGGCCTGTCTCtgtgtttccttctatttctttctccctcttccctccaacCTTGGAATACTGAGTTTCTCCTCCTGGACAcgccttcctttcccttcctcactCTTTACCCATCCTCGACACCAATCTGCCTTGTACCTATACCCCACTTTTGCAGAGGAGCAGTCGTTAACCCCTGGGTGAAGATTTTTCAGCCTGGCATTGCTAACATTCTGCaggcttgctcagtcatgtagtcgtgtctgactctttgcgatcccatggcctgtggcccaccaggctcttctgtccatgacattctcctggcaagaatactggagtgggttgttatttcctcctccaagggaccttcctgactcagggatggaacctgtgtccccggtGGCTTTTGCacctgcaggtgcattctttaccactaagccacgtGGGAAACCCACTGGGACCACAGTTCTTCACTGTGGgcggctgtcctgtgcattgtaagaCCTTTAGCAGCAGCCCTCCAGCCACTACACACCAggagctccctccctccccagacacACTGAGATGACCAAAAACATCTCCAGGCATTGTCACACGTTCCCCGGGGGTTCAGAATTGAGGATCCGCTCTCGCGGACTAATTTGGGTTGCCTGTGCTTAATTCCCTTAGCTCCCTGTAATTACCCTTCCTATAATAATACTCGGCATTTTTCCTGTCACTTCTTGTTTATGTTTATGCAAAATCCCTCCGACCTGACTTCTCGTATTATAATGCAGATGCtgttttccaggcagaaaaagcTCTGCTGCCCCAATCGCTAAATTTCCACTTTTTTGtggtttaatttctctttttttttgttcgcTCTTTCTTAATATCCCTGCAGAGTTCCTTTCGCTCTGCAGTGAGTTAACTGCTCTGAGCCTTGGCTCCTTGTCTGTAAAACAGAGTTAATAATAATGGTTAAATGGGTTAATTGAGCTGATGCTTCTGAACCACTTAAAAAGAGTGTCTGGCAATTAATTAGCTCCTATTATTATAGTATTAGTATGATTGTTATTACTTCTTGCTTTTAGCGGCCACGCCCAGACTGCATTCGGGTATGAAAAAGCCACTTgaggtttaggaaaaaaaaaaaaaaaaaaaccaaggtaCTACCCTTGGCTACAGAAAGGCTACGTATTTTACGATGTTGACATCTggatactgagtgaagtaagacagacagaGGAGTAACATCTCTtttacgtggaatctaaaaagaaatgatacacaggatcttatttacaaaacagaaagagagtcaCAGGCTTAGAGAACAATTTTCGCATGCCAAGGGGAacggatagttagggagttttgggatggacatgtacagcTGCTCTGtttcaaatggataaccaataaggacctactggagAGAATGCGGAACCCAATGtcatgtggtagcctggatgggaggggagtttggggggagaatggatacatgtatgtgtgtgactgggtccctttgctgttcaccagaaactgtcacaacactgttGATTGGCtccaccccaatacaaaatttaaagctttttttttttttaagattttggtaTCTGAATCAGATGTGCTTTCTTCTCATAAAAACCCCTCCATCCAGATGTGTGTGCTTCTAGTGTTAACTGGGAACAGAGATTAAGCTGCTGGACCCGGGCAGTTTTTGCAATTGTTACATTTGTAAGATTTTTGGGGTAGGGGAGCTTTCCCCAGACATCAGAATGGGTCTGGAGTGCTGTCTGAGCCCACAGCTTACTAAACACCAGTATTACTGAACATACATCCTGCCAGCAGAGAGCTTGTTAATTTACATTCCTCTAGAGGGAGGAGGGCTCCTTTGGAGGGgggaggtttcccaggtggcactagtggtaaagaacccacctgccaagttcaggagacaaaagagatccaggtttgatccctgggttgggaagataccctggagaaggaaatggcaagccactccattattcatggcctggagaatcccatggacagagaagcctggcgggttacagtccatgggatcacacagagtcagactagactgaagcaacttagcacgcatccAGACCCTTTGGGGACCTGACTACAGGGAAGGGTCCTGAGCTGTAACATTAATTTCTGTCATCCTCAACAAATAGAGTGGCCATGAGAACATAAAGAAGCTGTGTCCTGGGAATCAAGAAATATTTGCGGAACACTGGGTTCCACTCATCCTTCCACTCTCAACCTCTGTCCCCTAAACATGCTGgctcttttttttattctttgaatcAGTAGAACTCccgcctgcctcagggcctttgcacatgcttttCTTGCCATTAACTTGTGGAAGGCTGGCTCCTGTGTGTCATTCAATCTCTGCTCGGATGTCACCTCCTCAAGGTCCTTCCAGAAACCCTTCCGTATGTCGCTCTTCCATCACTTGCTGTCATAaaactacattttattttcttcatggtcCTTACCACTTTCTGAAATTATGCTGTTTATGCAGTTTCTTGACCAtagaactgttttaaaaaatttattgactacaccaataACTTTGTGATCAATCTTGTTGATTAAatactgcctttaaaaaaatacccCTAGTTCCTGTTTTCCGTTTTTGAGATGTTTTATGAGCATCTGTCAGAAAACATTCCTACTACAGATTTTGTGGGGATAAGACTCTTAGGACTGCACTTGCCTGAAAAGTGCCGACATAAATAAGACAAACCTGTGGTgtgtatcagggcttccctggtggctcagatggtaaagaatctgtctgccgtgcaggtgacccgggttcaatccctgggtggggaagatcccctggaggagggtgtggcagcccactctaggattcttgtctgggaaatcccatagacagaggagcctggcgggctacatacagcccatggggtcgcaaagagtcaggcacgactgagcaactgaacacacgtGATATATGTGGTACGAATGGGATGTGGGATCGTTTTTCTGGGCACACCCTGCCTGTCCTTACAACACAGGCTTGATCTCTCCCTTGAGACGAGTGCTGTCTGACGCAGTGGCCACTAGCTAGCTACATGGTGTTCTTGAGCACTTGAGACATGGCTAGCCCCGACTGAGATATGCTGTCAGTGGGAAAGGACACACTGGtgcaaacaaaaagcaaacaagaaaaaaaaaaaacaggaaaaagaaaaaccattgaAAAACATCCACACTAGCTTTCAAAGACTTACTATGAGACTCAAAGGATATAAAACACCTTATTCCTAATTCTTACATATTAATTAcattttgaaatggtggtactTAGGatacataggagaaggcaatggcaccccacttcagtacttttgcctggaaaatcccatggacagaggatggtaggctgcagtccatggggtcgcaaagagtctaagcaacttcactttcacttttcactttcaagcattggagaaggaaatagcaacccactccagtgttcttggctggagaatcccaggaacggtggagcctgatgggctgccgtctattgggtcgcacagagtcagacacgactgaagtgacttagcagcagcagcagcagcagcagcaggatacatGGGATGAAATAGGGTATATTATTATTGcatgtggcccaccaggctcctctgtccatgggattctccaggcaggaatactggagtgggttgctatttccttctccgggggatcttccccacccagggatcaaacttttgTCTCCTCACTGACAGGcgcatctttaccactgagccaccattattattattatcgtcattatcattattattatttgctgggtcttcattgcagcacgtgggcttagttgtccctcagcatgtgggagtttatttcccgaaccagggatcaaacccatgtcccctgcgatgcaaggtagattctcaactactggcccaccagggaaatcccaaactatattattaaaatagttaatttcacctgtttgttttcacttttttttttttttacatgtaactATGGGTGAAAGCGTtactcattcagttgtgtctgactgtctgtgtgaccccatggactgtatcccttcaggctcctctgtccatgggagtctccaggcaagaatactgcagtggattgccatgccttcctccagggaatcttcctgacccagggattaaatctgcactggacgcagattctttactgtctgagccaccagggaagcccaggaagttaCATGTAATTACCGGAATGTTTAAAATTACCCGTAAGGCTCGCATGATGTTTTACTTGAAAGCGTTGCTCCAGAATATGAGCTCTGTGGGAACAGAGGGTCTCACTGATTTGATCATCACGGGGTCCCCAGGACACAGCAAGGTTCCAGGTACATAGGTGGTTTCGGTGTGTATCAGCTGAATGAATGGAGAAGTCTCCAGCCTTACCTGGCAAGAGTCTCTGCCCGCCTGGTCCCCAGCGCAGAACATGGTGTTATCGACTTGGTTTGGATAGGCCTTCTTGCACTGCTCGTCACTCAGCACCGTGATGTTCAGGCACTGGAGGGCTTTGGGGAAGGTAACTGTCGAAAAGAGAGACCGCAGAGTGGAGGCAGGTGGTGAGGAAGACGGGGGAGGGGCAGAGTGCTCAGagatggagaaggggagaaggcaGACATAGGCGGGCGTCGAGAGAGACCCGAACACTCACCCTGGGGACTGCTGGTTGTTCCCCAGCCGGACACCAGGCAGCTGGTCCCGGCAGAGGGACAACGGGAGGCGATGTTGATGGGCCTGACATGCGGAGTCTCGTGGATCCTCTTGTTCAGTTTGATGAGCATGAGGTCGTTGGAATGGCCGGGGTGGGAGTAGCCAGGGTGGGGGATGGATTTGATGCCCTGGAACAGCTGCTGCCCGGACTCATACATGGGTGACAGCGAGTGGTGGCCAAGACGGACTCTGAAAAATCTGAGGAAGGTGGGTGCTGATCACCCCGCCGACTCTGATCCCGACCCCCAGATGCAATACCAAATCCCATGCCAAACCTACCCCCAACGTCACAGCCATCCTCAATCCATCCCCGACACCATCTTTGCCTCCGACCCTTTGCCTAACCCCACCCCAGTCACAATGGCAACGCATCTCCAGCCTGTCCCCAGCGCCAACTCTAATCCTTTCCccacagaaagtgaagtgaaagtcgctcagtcgtgtctgactctttgcgaccccatggactgtagcccaccaggctcccctgtccatgggattctccaggccagaatactggaatgggtggcctttctcttctccagggggtcttcccaacccagggatcaaacccaggtctcctgcattgcaggaggattctttaccagttgagccacaatggaagcccccCACAAAAACCATGAACAAATGCATTCTCAACCCCAAATACAGCCATCCTCAATCTCAcattcatgctaagttgctcagtcatgtccaactatttgcagccccatggactgtagcccaccaggctcctctgtccatgggattctccaggcaagaatactggcagcgggttgccatttcctcctccaggggattttccctaccctgggatcgaacccgcgtctcctgtgtctcctgctttgcattcATAACCATCCAGCGTTTGCATTTCTAGCCTTAAATCCAGCTCATCCCTAACTCCCATCCCCTACCACAACCCCCTCCCAGTCTAACATCATCCCCgccccactctcctccccagctccaTTCTAAATCCCATCCCCAACTCTGCCACCTCCTGCTCCCTCGACCCCATCCCATCCTCACCAGACCCCCCCccatgcccctcccccagccctcctcctggagcccccactcactgcttGCGGCAGTGGGCAGCCGTGAGCAGCCACTGCGGGTCCACCAGCACGGCCCCACAGTAGAGCTTGTTGAATCTCACCAACAGCGCACCCTGCCACGGCTGGCTGTTCCTCTCGCAGTCGGTCCCATTCACAATGCGGCTGCTGCTCTCATCCGCCCGGGTGTCCTCCGTCGCCCCGGGCCTGAGGTCCTGGGTGCTCCCAGAGGGCCCCATGGCAGACGGGTCATCGCAAGAAGCCACATCGTTTGCAAGAACCGGGTCTGGGGGCGGAAAGTGGGCGTGATGGAGCTCGGGGGCGGGGCCAGTCGACGGATGAGGGGCGGGGCTAGGGCCCTAAGGGGTGGGGCCTAGTTTCCAAAAGTGAGGAAGTCAAGCCTTCGAGAGAGCCGGGTCTGGGCTTGTGTGGGCAGGGCCTGAAATGTGGATGGGGCTTGGAATCGATTTGGGTGAGGCCAAGGCCAGGGTCACGTGAAGGAGTGATTCTATAAAGAGTCCTGACGTTGGAGGAAGAGGCCAGGGCTGGGTTCTAGGAACTGTAGCCAGGACTGGAGGTGGAACCTGGCCCAAGGAGGTAAACCCAGAGAAGCTGGGGCTTTCTTGGTGGAGGGGCACAGCCGCAGTGTGGACAAAGTCTGGACCAGGGGTATGGTTGAGAAAAAGGGGCAGAGCTAGGAAAAGTGCTCAGACTGGGGCAGGGGGAAAGGGTTCATCGGAGTGGGGCGGTGGAGAGCAGGGTTGTTTTGTGAATTCAAAAACACAAATG
Protein-coding sequences here:
- the KLK5 gene encoding kallikrein-5: MAAAGAPWSWMVPALISALILGATDPVLANDVASCDDPSAMGPSGSTQDLRPGATEDTRADESSSRIVNGTDCERNSQPWQGALLVRFNKLYCGAVLVDPQWLLTAAHCRKQFFRVRLGHHSLSPMYESGQQLFQGIKSIPHPGYSHPGHSNDLMLIKLNKRIHETPHVRPINIASRCPSAGTSCLVSGWGTTSSPQVTFPKALQCLNITVLSDEQCKKAYPNQVDNTMFCAGDQAGRDSCQGDSGGPVVCNGSLQGLVSWGDFPCAQPNRPGVYTNLCRFTKWIQDTIKCNS